In Armatimonadota bacterium, the sequence GAGGCAAATATGAAACGGTTCGCGATGCTCGTGTTGAGCGCGGCTATGGCCGCAGGAATAACGGGTTCGGCTTCGGCCGCGCCGAAGGACCAGCAGTCCACCCAGCGCAAGGTGGCGCAGGGTGGCACGATAAAAGCCATGCCTATGGGCGGAATGAAGGGCATGAAGGGCGGCATGGGCATGATGATGACCCCGGACGCCAGGAAGCTGCGCAAGCATGTAGATGCCGTCAAGGTTAAGGCGGCGAAGAACGGCCGATACGATTGCTGCATCGGCCCTTCGTGTGACTTCTGTGCGACGCATATGGGCTCGTGTTCCTGTGCGAAGGGCGTCGCCAGTGGGATGGGCAATTGCCGGGAGTGCAAGGGTGGCTGGGAAGCCGGTCAGGGCGATGTTCCTGGCAAGACGAAGGCAGACGTCCGCAAGATGAAGACCGTGGGAATGTGATCCCGCAGCGTGAGGGTGTCTCCCGGCGGGTCCAATCATCTACCGGGAGACCTTCATCTGCGCCAACCGCAGAGTGGTCCCGTCGGACATCTCCAGGTTTCGCCTAGCTCGTCCTTAAGATGCCGCGAAAACTGCTACCATACCCGCGGGAGCGGCATGGCTCCGCATCCCTCATCTCCACGCTAGAGAGGAAGCATCAATGCACACCCGTTTGACGCTTGCCGCCTTCGCCATGGCGGCTTTCCTGCCTTGCACCGCAGGCGCACAGGCTCCCCGCGGCGGATTCGGCGGCGGCTCCGGAAGTCCGCTTGCCGGGCTAGCAAACCCCCACGCCGGCACGGCCAAACATGAAGGCTCCTGGGATCGCTCAGGCGGCAATGCCGATATGCGTTTCATCAAGCCCGGAGAAACGCTGACCATCTTCGACGCGAAAGGCCCCGCGGTGGTCCACCGTTTCTGGGTGACCATCGCCCCGCGAACCGATACGGAAATCCTGCGACAGACCATCATCCGCATGTACTGGGACGGCGAAAAGGACCCCAGCGTGGAATGCCCCATCGGCGATTTCTTCGGGGTGGGCTTCGGGCAGCAGGTAGACTACCAGTCCATGCCGCTCAACGAAACCAGCGGCGGTTACAACTGCTACTGGCCGATGCCGTTCCACCAGTCGGCTAAATGGACCATTGAGAACCGCAGCAAGAAGAATCTGGATGCATTCTACTACAACATCGATTACACTGCCCTCGAGACGATGAACCCGAACATGAGGCATTTCCACGCTTCGTGGCGGCGCGAGAACCCCACTTCTCCCGGCAAGAACTACACGATCCTCGAGGCCGAGGGCGACGGCCATTACGTTGGTACCGCGCTCTTCATGCAGAACCGGCGGGGCCATGGTCTCGGCTTCCTCGAGGGGGACGAGATGGTTTACATCGATGGCGAAACCACGCCCAGCATCAACGGAACCGGCACTGAAGACTACTTCTCCAGCGGCTGGTACTTCGATCGAGGCACCTACTCCGCCAACTACCACGGCGTACAGATCAAAGATGAGACCCTCGGGCGCGTGAGCACCTATCGATGGCATATTGAGGACGCGATCCCGTTCCACAAGTCCATCAAGTTCACCATCGAGCACGGCACCAACAATGACCACGTGGCGGACTACTCCAGCGTTGCCTATTTCTATCAGAGTGAGCCGCACAAGGCCTACCCGCCCCTGCCTGCCAACGCAGCCGACCTGCTGCCGACCGTTCCGCCGCCCCCGATGAAGATCCAGGGCGCCATTGAAGGCGAGAACCTCGTGGGCTCGGCAAAGGCCACCGTCGGCAACGTCCTCACGCAAGAACTGACGTCGGACGCGGGCGCCTGGAGCGGCGACAACCAGCTTTGGTGGATTCCCGAACGGGCCAACGGGGTCCTGACCTTTCAGCTTCCGGTCGCCAACGCGGGCACATATGATGCGACGGCCTACCTCACGAAGGCCCACGATTATGGCATCTTCCGCGTCTCGGTGAACGGCGTCTCCATTCCCGGCGAGATCAACCTCTACCACGATGGCGTGATGCCCTCCGGTCCGATTCCCATTGGCAGTGTGAAGCTGAAAGCCGGCGACAACGAGATCAAGGTCACCAATGCCGGCAAGGACCCCCTCTCCAGCGGGTACCTCTTCGGCCTCGACTGCGTCGTGCTCAAGCCGCAGTAAGGGAGTTTCAGGTTCCGAGTTCCGGGTTTCGAGACCCGGAACCCGGAACCCTCCTCTTTGGTACCCGGGTACTTCGAGACGGTGCAAATTACCCGTTTTGGATTCGGCTTTCTGCAGGGTAATAAACGCCCAAG encodes:
- a CDS encoding DUF2961 domain-containing protein, whose product is MHTRLTLAAFAMAAFLPCTAGAQAPRGGFGGGSGSPLAGLANPHAGTAKHEGSWDRSGGNADMRFIKPGETLTIFDAKGPAVVHRFWVTIAPRTDTEILRQTIIRMYWDGEKDPSVECPIGDFFGVGFGQQVDYQSMPLNETSGGYNCYWPMPFHQSAKWTIENRSKKNLDAFYYNIDYTALETMNPNMRHFHASWRRENPTSPGKNYTILEAEGDGHYVGTALFMQNRRGHGLGFLEGDEMVYIDGETTPSINGTGTEDYFSSGWYFDRGTYSANYHGVQIKDETLGRVSTYRWHIEDAIPFHKSIKFTIEHGTNNDHVADYSSVAYFYQSEPHKAYPPLPANAADLLPTVPPPPMKIQGAIEGENLVGSAKATVGNVLTQELTSDAGAWSGDNQLWWIPERANGVLTFQLPVANAGTYDATAYLTKAHDYGIFRVSVNGVSIPGEINLYHDGVMPSGPIPIGSVKLKAGDNEIKVTNAGKDPLSSGYLFGLDCVVLKPQ